The DNA window AATTCCTCTAGAGATAATATATTCTCTTGTAGATTTTGCCCTTCTATCAGATAATTTCATGTTATAAGCATCACGTCCACGACTATCTGTATGTGCTTCAATTTTAATTACCATTGTTGGATGCGCACGCATAACATCTACGATGTTTTCAAGCTCGTATTGAGCATCTGTTCTAATATTAGATTTGTCAAAATCAAAGAAAATTGGATTAATAACAATTTGATTGTCATTAATTAATGGCTCTAAATAAAGATCTGCTTCAGTTTCTTTATTGTTTTCATTATCAGTAGTTACTTCTTTAAGATCATCTTTGTAATCTTCTTTACTACCAATAACTGTATATTTTTTATTACAGTCTACGGTAAATTCATATTCTCCATTTTCATTAGTTTCTACTTCTTCAAGGACTTTACCAACTTCGTTAATTAGCTTAACAGTAGCTCCAACAATAATATCGTTTGTATTTAAATCTCTAGTAATTCCTTTAATGGTTTGTAAGCAAATACTAGCATCAAAACTGTAGATGTCATCACTTCCTTGACCATCTGGTCTATTTGATGAGAAATAGCCTGTTTTATCGTTTTCCTCTTCAGAAGGATTTAAAAAGAATGCAAAATCATCATGACCACTATTATATGGAGCACCAAGATTTTCAGGTTGTGCTTCTTCATCTTTTATAACATTAGATTTAAAAATATCTAGAAAACCTAAGTTTAAATGCCCATCAGATGAAAAGTAAAAGGTACTGTCTTGACTTACAAAAGGGAACATTTCACGTCCTTCAGTATTTACTTTTTCTCCAAGGTTTTTAGGTTCAGAATATGTATTTCCTTTTTTTATTTCTACTTGATAAATATCTGTTTGACCTAATCCGCCTTCACGATCTGATACAAAATATAAGATATTGTTGTCAGGACTTAAAGAAGGATGTCCAGTAGAGAATACGTCATCATTAAAAGGAAGTTCTTCAATATCTGTCCAGATTTCACCTACAAGTGTTGCCTTGTATAATTTTAAATGCGTAGTTCCTTCTTTATCGTATTTAGCTTTGTTCTTTTTACTAACATTATCTCTGGTGAAATACATGGTTTTACCATCATTAGTAATAGCGATAGAAGCCTCATGGTAATCTGTGTTGATTTTTTCAGCATTGATAAAATCAGCACTTCCATAAGCAATTGTATCGCCTTTCTTTTCAACTGAAACCTTATAGATATCTAAAAAAGGTTCTTGATTCCAACTATAAAGTTTTTTCTCATCCGTATTTCTAGAAGACGCAAAGTATAATTGTCCATTTTGAATGAATGAGCCAAAATCTGAATATTTTGAGTTGAAAGGTAAATTAACCAACTTTACAACACGATCTTTTTCAGTTTTAGCAAGTTCATTAAACTTACTAATGTTTTCTGGATCATAACCTTTTATTCTGGTATCATTATTTTGGATTTCAGTAAATTTTTTCATCCACTCATTGGCTTCAGAATAATTGCCTAAACTCCTTAATGACTGAATGTATTTGTAGATATATTCAGGATTTACATCACGATCATATTTCTGTAATGCTTTTCCATACCATAAGGCTGCATCTTCAGATTTAGAATTGTTGTAATAACAATCACCTAAACGTGTCAATACATGTATACTAGTATCGCCATCTTTTAGCACTTCTTTGTATAATTCAGTTGCTTTTTCGTAACTATAATTACCAAAGAATTTATCGGCTAGCTTTTCTTGAGCGATCATGAATGTGCTACTAAGCACAAAAAGTAAGATTAATGTTTTTGTTTTCATCATGATTAAATTTTTAGAAGTATCTAGGCGATTTAATACGTTTGCTTTTAAATATTTCGAACATAAGTAACACTTCATGCGTTCCACTTGTATAGGCACTTAACTCTGATAATGGATATTCATAGGCATAACCAATTCTCAATTGTTTTGACACTTGAAAATCTGCAATGCCACCAATAGCTTGTGCTAATTCATTTATTCTGTATGATCCACCAACCCAAAACTTTTCATAGAATAAAAAGTTAGCAGTTAAATCAAAAGATAATGGTGCACCATTAGTTGCTTTAAGTAATGTTGCAGGTTTAAATTTTGTGTTTTCACCTAAATCAAATACATATCCACCAGTAATATAGTAACTGATTCTTTCTAGAGATTCAAATTCTTCATCTCCAGTATAATCTGTATTTAAGATTCTTGGTGCCGAAAGTCCAACATACCATTTGTTACTATGCCAATATACTCCAGTACCTATATTTGGTTTCCAACGATCTTCAAAGCCAAAAATTACAGGGTCATTAGATTGAGATTGTTGAAAGGCTGGATCTAGACTAAAACTAGTAAATCCTGCTTTTATTCCAAAAGCTAATTCACTGCTTTCAGTAACACGTATTGTGTATGAGAAGTCACCATATAAATATGAAAAGTTTTGAAAACCTAATTCATCATTTATAAATGAAAGACCTAATCCAACGTTTTCATTTCTTAATGGAGTATGTACAGAAAGGGTTTGAGTTGTCGGTCCTCCTTCAAGGCCAACCCATTGACTTCTGTGCAAACCTACAACACTTAATGTTTCTCTACTTCCTGCATAAGCTGGGTTAATAGCGATAGTATTGTACATATACTGTGTAAACTGTGGTAGTTGCTGTGCAACACTCATCCAGCTACTGAATAGTATAAATGCTATAATGTTAAACTTTACTAATTTCATTTCAGGTT is part of the Psychroserpens ponticola genome and encodes:
- a CDS encoding OmpA family protein, whose amino-acid sequence is MMKTKTLILLFVLSSTFMIAQEKLADKFFGNYSYEKATELYKEVLKDGDTSIHVLTRLGDCYYNNSKSEDAALWYGKALQKYDRDVNPEYIYKYIQSLRSLGNYSEANEWMKKFTEIQNNDTRIKGYDPENISKFNELAKTEKDRVVKLVNLPFNSKYSDFGSFIQNGQLYFASSRNTDEKKLYSWNQEPFLDIYKVSVEKKGDTIAYGSADFINAEKINTDYHEASIAITNDGKTMYFTRDNVSKKNKAKYDKEGTTHLKLYKATLVGEIWTDIEELPFNDDVFSTGHPSLSPDNNILYFVSDREGGLGQTDIYQVEIKKGNTYSEPKNLGEKVNTEGREMFPFVSQDSTFYFSSDGHLNLGFLDIFKSNVIKDEEAQPENLGAPYNSGHDDFAFFLNPSEEENDKTGYFSSNRPDGQGSDDIYSFDASICLQTIKGITRDLNTNDIIVGATVKLINEVGKVLEEVETNENGEYEFTVDCNKKYTVIGSKEDYKDDLKEVTTDNENNKETEADLYLEPLINDNQIVINPIFFDFDKSNIRTDAQYELENIVDVMRAHPTMVIKIEAHTDSRGRDAYNMKLSDRRAKSTREYIISRGIAQERIESAIGYGESQLLNKCANRVKCTEEEHQLNRRSYFYILKE
- a CDS encoding PorP/SprF family type IX secretion system membrane protein, with amino-acid sequence MKLVKFNIIAFILFSSWMSVAQQLPQFTQYMYNTIAINPAYAGSRETLSVVGLHRSQWVGLEGGPTTQTLSVHTPLRNENVGLGLSFINDELGFQNFSYLYGDFSYTIRVTESSELAFGIKAGFTSFSLDPAFQQSQSNDPVIFGFEDRWKPNIGTGVYWHSNKWYVGLSAPRILNTDYTGDEEFESLERISYYITGGYVFDLGENTKFKPATLLKATNGAPLSFDLTANFLFYEKFWVGGSYRINELAQAIGGIADFQVSKQLRIGYAYEYPLSELSAYTSGTHEVLLMFEIFKSKRIKSPRYF